The Flavobacterium sp. HJ-32-4 genome contains a region encoding:
- a CDS encoding DUF6252 family protein encodes MKTLKRIGIVLTMALVTVMTSCSSDDNGGGGGFSGPATGNFVKAKIGGSNFSATGQVVQGAYESGNIVLQGVAINGTNTTSMAIQLYKPGGLTVGTYNVGPDQSGDVGLLSYTTVTSAMSTVTYVSGACANASGTIEITFIDDTKIEGTFSFTGVELRDNDDCSGGVKNVTNGSFRLEL; translated from the coding sequence ATGAAAACACTAAAAAGAATCGGTATTGTGCTTACCATGGCACTCGTAACAGTAATGACTTCGTGCAGCAGCGACGACAACGGCGGCGGTGGCGGCTTCAGCGGCCCGGCAACCGGCAACTTCGTAAAAGCGAAAATCGGAGGAAGCAATTTCAGCGCAACCGGACAGGTAGTGCAGGGGGCCTACGAAAGCGGTAACATCGTACTCCAGGGCGTGGCGATCAACGGCACGAACACAACCAGTATGGCGATCCAGTTGTATAAGCCGGGTGGCCTTACCGTCGGTACTTACAACGTAGGCCCGGATCAAAGCGGTGATGTAGGATTGCTTTCCTACACTACGGTGACCAGCGCTATGAGTACGGTGACGTATGTTTCGGGTGCTTGCGCCAACGCTTCCGGAACCATCGAGATTACGTTTATCGACGACACCAAAATTGAAGGAACCTTCTCGTTCACCGGCGTCGAACTGCGCGACAATGATGATTGCAGCGGCGGTGTCAAAAATGTGACCAACGGAAGTTTCCGCCTTGAACTATAA
- a CDS encoding ATP-binding protein — protein sequence MNKRMLLSLLLLFPLLASGQVLDSILRQYRDLHNVDPERTRRIIEEGIEGFSAKGDRESKAILLVKLIALETAQRNTDAAYRRFLTAREYARNNGITLQVACAYSEIAETYYYAQDWKRSLGYFHSADSAFVAAKDEIGQVLSKINMASIYQEQGKYDLAIRNFLASVPHIDTTQYRYIKTSAYKEVGKLYLNLKDGRKAEYYLTKSIQSGRRDKGHPDLLLDAYLLLSGSFLERGDKEKAAMYLDRAEKMAARPETRHMLFDVLTRKVELLMKQERYPEAKKNINEALRLADEYKKNTGETFGLRSNLAKIYRLENKSDSAIALSQQLVAETAKSSEMARLAEGYLGMAAAYAQKGDYRQAYENHLQYAAYKDSTVGSEKQRIIREAEVKYETAEKERQLAENKVKLLESEAEADRKGRANLLLGVLVLFTAVTGVSVYRQQRLRVRQKEQEFQLKEAIAQIETQQQLQEQRLSISRDLHDNIGAQLTFIISSVDAVKMGFNLQNPALDRKLDTISDFTQSTIIELRDTIWAMNKGEVSFEELRSRIYNFIGKAKTANEDLAFRFTIADSLKEVNLTSVEAINIYRTLQEAVNNAMKHSGASRISITIGADGATAKVTLRDNGKGFDASQVEQGNGLRNMKKRMGEIGGTYTCHSNENGTEVHLSIPLSKMENTSTT from the coding sequence ATGAACAAAAGGATGCTACTGTCGTTGTTATTACTCTTTCCGCTGTTGGCAAGCGGACAGGTGCTGGATTCGATCCTGCGACAGTACCGCGACCTCCACAATGTCGATCCCGAACGCACCCGACGGATCATCGAAGAAGGCATCGAGGGCTTCAGTGCAAAGGGCGACCGTGAATCGAAAGCCATCCTGTTGGTAAAACTCATCGCCCTCGAAACGGCGCAGCGCAATACCGACGCGGCCTATCGTCGTTTTCTCACCGCTCGTGAGTACGCCAGGAATAATGGCATTACCCTGCAGGTAGCCTGTGCCTACAGCGAGATTGCCGAAACCTATTATTACGCCCAGGATTGGAAGCGGTCTCTGGGCTATTTTCATTCGGCCGACTCCGCTTTTGTGGCGGCAAAGGACGAGATCGGGCAGGTGCTGAGTAAGATCAATATGGCATCGATTTACCAGGAACAGGGGAAGTATGACCTGGCGATCCGGAACTTCCTCGCGTCGGTACCGCACATCGATACGACCCAGTACCGATACATCAAGACCTCGGCCTATAAGGAAGTGGGGAAACTCTACCTCAACCTCAAAGACGGACGGAAAGCCGAATACTACCTTACGAAGAGTATCCAGTCAGGTCGCCGTGACAAAGGGCATCCGGATCTGCTGCTGGACGCCTACCTGTTGCTTTCGGGTTCCTTTCTCGAACGGGGTGATAAGGAGAAGGCAGCGATGTATCTCGACCGCGCCGAGAAAATGGCGGCACGGCCCGAAACGCGTCACATGCTTTTTGACGTCCTGACACGAAAGGTCGAATTGCTCATGAAACAGGAACGCTATCCGGAAGCTAAGAAAAACATCAACGAGGCACTTCGGCTGGCGGATGAATACAAAAAGAACACCGGCGAAACATTCGGACTGCGATCAAATCTCGCGAAGATCTATCGACTGGAAAACAAAAGTGATTCGGCCATCGCCCTGTCGCAGCAGTTAGTGGCCGAAACGGCGAAGTCATCAGAAATGGCCCGTCTGGCGGAAGGCTACCTGGGGATGGCGGCCGCCTATGCCCAGAAAGGCGATTACCGTCAGGCGTATGAGAACCACCTGCAGTACGCCGCTTACAAAGACAGTACAGTAGGCAGTGAAAAGCAACGCATCATTCGGGAAGCGGAAGTAAAATATGAAACGGCGGAAAAAGAGCGGCAACTCGCGGAAAACAAAGTGAAGCTGCTCGAATCAGAGGCTGAAGCGGATCGCAAGGGGAGGGCCAACCTGTTGTTGGGTGTGCTGGTACTCTTTACCGCGGTAACCGGCGTATCGGTCTACCGTCAGCAGCGGCTTCGCGTGCGGCAGAAAGAGCAGGAGTTCCAACTCAAAGAAGCCATCGCCCAGATCGAGACGCAGCAACAGTTACAGGAACAACGCCTGTCGATTTCGCGCGACCTCCATGATAACATCGGGGCGCAGTTGACGTTCATCATTTCGTCTGTCGACGCGGTGAAAATGGGTTTCAACCTGCAGAATCCGGCACTTGATCGCAAGCTCGATACCATCTCCGATTTCACCCAATCGACCATCATCGAACTGCGCGACACCATTTGGGCGATGAACAAAGGAGAGGTGAGTTTCGAAGAACTCCGTTCGCGCATCTACAACTTCATCGGAAAGGCGAAAACCGCCAACGAAGACCTTGCGTTCCGATTTACCATCGCCGATTCCCTGAAAGAGGTGAACCTGACATCAGTAGAAGCCATCAACATCTACCGCACCTTGCAGGAGGCCGTCAACAACGCCATGAAGCACTCGGGCGCAAGTCGCATTTCCATCACCATCGGGGCAGACGGTGCCACCGCAAAAGTTACCCTACGCGACAACGGAAAAGGGTTCGACGCGAGCCAGGTAGAACAGGGCAATGGCCTCCGAAACATGAAAAAGCGCATGGGCGAAATAGGCGGGACCTACACCTGTCATTCGAACGAAAACGGCACGGAAGTACACTTGTCGATACCGCTTTCGAAAATGGAAAAC